The Candidatus Eisenbacteria bacterium genome segment CTTCCCCGACACGTCCCTCGTCGAGGAGCTCTTTCGGCTTCTCCTGCTCATCGGCCTCCACGAGGCCGAGCGGCTCTCCGAGGAGTTCCTCCTTTCGCTCCTCTCCTGGCGGAGGTCCGGTTTCTCGGTGCATGCCGGAGAGCCTCTCCCGCCCGGCGAACCCCGCCTCGAACGCCTCGCCCGCTCCCTCGCGCGCCCCCCGCTCGCCTTCTCCCAGGTGGAGATCGACTCGGAAGATCGCGTCCATCTCCGCACCCCTCCCCATCCGCGCACGGGCAAGACCGAGATCGTTTTCGATCCCCTCGACTTCGTCCACGCCGTGGTCGCTCAGGTACCCGACCGTGGGCAGCACTTGGTCCGCTACTATGGTGTCTACGCCAACCGAGCCGGGAAGATCTGGAGAAAGAGAATCACGGGAGAGGAAGACAGGAGGAGCACACGCTCGTCTCGTCGCCTCAAATGGGCCGAGCCGCGCGCCGGTTCCCTCCCGCCGGGCGAAGCGGGCACACCCGCTCCCACCTCCCGCCGCGCGAGCTGGGCGAGGCTCCCCAAAAAGGTCTTCGAGGTCGATCCGCTCCTCTGCCCCCGTTGCGGCGCGCGGCTCCAGCTGGTCTCGGTCATCACCGAGCCGGAGGTCGTCGATAAGATTCTCGCTCACAGGAAAAGAACCGGCGCCGAGAATCGGGCGCTCTTCCACGAGCGCGCCCCGCCGGAGGTAAG includes the following:
- a CDS encoding transposase codes for the protein FPDTSLVEELFRLLLLIGLHEAERLSEEFLLSLLSWRRSGFSVHAGEPLPPGEPRLERLARSLARPPLAFSQVEIDSEDRVHLRTPPHPRTGKTEIVFDPLDFVHAVVAQVPDRGQHLVRYYGVYANRAGKIWRKRITGEEDRRSTRSSRRLKWAEPRAGSLPPGEAGTPAPTSRRASWARLPKKVFEVDPLLCPRCGARLQLVSVITEPEVVDKILAHRKRTGAENRALFHERAPPEVSVPSLPPTV